In Nocardioides cavernae, a single genomic region encodes these proteins:
- a CDS encoding 3-oxoacyl-ACP reductase — protein sequence MAGRIEGRTAVVTGGCSGIGLATVRRFVEEGARVVIGDIDDAAGTALAAELGGPDVVTYVHVDVTSKDEVDALFRTAKDTYGSVDIAFNNAGISPPEDDSILDTDLEAWRKVQEVNLTSVYLCCKAALPYMLEQKRGSIINTASFVAVMGAATSQISYSASKGGVLSMSRELGVQFAREGVRVNALCPGPVNTPLLKELFASDAERAARRLVHVPMGRFGEPEEMANAVLFLASDESSFMTANTFLVDGGISGAYVTPV from the coding sequence ATGGCAGGACGCATCGAGGGCCGCACGGCCGTCGTCACCGGTGGTTGCAGCGGCATCGGTCTGGCGACCGTACGGCGCTTCGTCGAGGAGGGCGCCCGGGTCGTCATCGGCGACATCGACGACGCCGCGGGCACGGCGCTGGCTGCTGAGCTCGGCGGCCCCGACGTGGTCACGTACGTCCACGTCGACGTGACCTCCAAGGACGAGGTCGACGCGCTCTTCAGGACGGCCAAGGACACCTACGGCTCGGTCGACATCGCCTTCAACAACGCCGGCATCTCGCCGCCGGAGGACGACTCGATCCTCGACACCGACCTCGAGGCGTGGCGCAAGGTGCAGGAGGTCAACCTCACCAGCGTCTACCTGTGCTGCAAGGCCGCGCTCCCCTACATGCTGGAGCAGAAGCGCGGCTCCATCATCAACACCGCGTCGTTCGTGGCGGTCATGGGCGCCGCGACGTCGCAGATCTCCTACTCCGCCTCCAAGGGCGGCGTGCTGTCGATGTCGCGCGAGCTCGGAGTGCAGTTCGCGCGCGAGGGCGTGCGCGTCAACGCGCTCTGCCCCGGCCCGGTCAACACCCCCCTGCTCAAGGAGCTGTTCGCCAGCGACGCCGAGCGGGCCGCCCGGCGGCTGGTGCACGTGCCGATGGGGCGCTTCGGCGAGCCGGAGGAGATGGCCAACGCGGTGCTGTTCCTCGCCTCCGACGAGTCGAGCTTCATGACCGCCAACACCTTCCTCGTCGACGGCGGCATCTCGGGCGCCTACGTCACCCCGGTCTGA
- a CDS encoding aldehyde dehydrogenase family protein yields the protein MSILINPSTGVELDVSPASATMEEADAVIARAHDAFPAWRDVAPGERARLLRAFAALVDEHLEELAQLEVLNAGHTIGNARWEAGNVRDCLNYYSAAPERLFGRQIPVPGGTDVTFHEPLGVVGIIVPWNFPMPIAAWGFAPALAAGNTVVLKPAELTPLTAIRIGELAVEAGLPEGVLNVVPGKGSVVGERFVTHPLVRKVCFTGSTMVGKRIMAGCADQVKRVTLELGGKSANIVFADTDVAAAAASAPYAVFDNAGQDCCARSRILVQRSAYDEFVGRLETAVKALRVIDPADEQSEMGPLVSAGQRDSVQAYLDRASVAFTGSVPDGPGWWLPPTVVESTDTTEAVWREEVFGPVVAVMAFDDEDEAVALANDTEYGLSGSIFTSDVGRALRVARRVEAGNLSVNSHSAVRYWTPFGGYKQSGLGRELGPDAPNAFTEEKNVFIAH from the coding sequence ATGAGCATCCTGATCAACCCGAGCACCGGTGTGGAGCTCGACGTCTCCCCCGCCTCCGCGACCATGGAGGAGGCCGACGCCGTCATCGCCCGGGCGCACGATGCGTTCCCGGCGTGGCGCGACGTGGCTCCCGGCGAGCGCGCGCGGCTCCTGCGGGCGTTCGCCGCCCTCGTCGACGAGCACCTCGAGGAGCTGGCGCAGCTCGAGGTGCTCAACGCCGGGCACACCATCGGCAACGCGCGGTGGGAGGCGGGCAACGTCCGCGACTGCCTCAACTACTACTCCGCCGCACCCGAGCGGCTCTTCGGGCGGCAGATCCCGGTGCCGGGCGGCACGGACGTGACGTTCCACGAGCCGCTCGGCGTCGTGGGCATCATCGTCCCCTGGAACTTCCCGATGCCCATCGCGGCGTGGGGGTTCGCGCCCGCGCTCGCCGCCGGCAACACGGTCGTGCTCAAGCCGGCGGAGCTGACGCCCCTCACGGCGATCCGCATCGGGGAGCTGGCCGTCGAGGCCGGCCTGCCCGAGGGTGTCCTCAACGTCGTCCCGGGCAAGGGGTCGGTCGTCGGCGAGCGGTTCGTCACCCACCCGCTCGTCCGCAAGGTCTGCTTCACCGGGTCCACGATGGTCGGCAAGCGGATCATGGCCGGCTGCGCCGACCAGGTGAAGCGGGTGACCCTCGAGCTGGGCGGCAAGAGCGCGAACATCGTCTTCGCCGACACCGACGTGGCGGCGGCCGCGGCCAGCGCGCCGTACGCCGTGTTCGACAACGCCGGGCAGGACTGCTGCGCGCGCTCACGGATCCTCGTGCAGCGATCGGCGTACGACGAGTTCGTCGGTCGGCTCGAGACCGCCGTCAAGGCGCTGCGGGTGATCGACCCCGCCGACGAGCAGAGCGAGATGGGTCCGCTGGTCTCCGCCGGGCAGCGCGACTCCGTGCAGGCCTACCTCGACAGGGCGAGCGTCGCGTTCACCGGCAGCGTCCCCGACGGGCCGGGGTGGTGGCTGCCCCCCACCGTCGTTGAGTCGACCGACACCACCGAGGCGGTGTGGCGCGAGGAGGTCTTCGGCCCGGTCGTGGCCGTGATGGCCTTCGACGACGAGGACGAGGCGGTCGCCCTGGCCAACGACACGGAGTACGGCCTGTCCGGCTCGATCTTCACCTCCGACGTCGGCCGGGCCCTGCGGGTCGCCCGGCGCGTCGAGGCCGGCAACCTCTCGGTCAACAGCCACTCGGCCGTTCGCTACTGGACGCCGTTCGGCGGCTACAAGCAGTCCGGCCTCGGCCGCGAGCTCGGCCCGGACGCGCCGAACGCGTTCACCGAGGAGAAGAACGTCTTCATCGCGCACTGA
- a CDS encoding amidohydrolase family protein — protein sequence MLILRGGLVVDPRAGTERVADVVVDGGRVAAVGSAPPGAGEAEVVDVSGHVVGPGFVDVHSHVHSIAGQRLQALDGVTTTLDLEAGLMPIDRAYSRAAADGRPLHYGFSASWGDARAQAHLGTTPDADLNASLAMLGDPAWQRTSSASERATWLRLLESELEAGALGIGVLMGYAPRSDPAEFLEVARLAAATGTGTFTHVREIVEADATTPIDGSLEITRAAAETGAPMHHCHVNSTSRRHVDRVLGLLDDARAHGSRVTVETYPYGAGSTAIGAFFLAPERLPAWGLRPTDISLVTTGERVADLRRLEELRATDPGAVCVVRFLDEDDPSDAAMLTRALAFPDAIVASDAMHVVWPDGSTDSREWPLPPGGQTHPRTAGTYARSLRRMVRETGLWTWAEAFRRCSYLPAQLVAGFAPAARGKGWLDVGADADLVVIDPARLTDQATYVEPTRPSRGVTHLLVDGQFVVRDEVLQTDAFPGRPVRGMLP from the coding sequence GTGCTGATTCTCCGCGGTGGCCTGGTCGTGGACCCGCGCGCCGGAACCGAGCGCGTGGCCGATGTCGTCGTCGACGGCGGGAGGGTCGCTGCCGTCGGGTCGGCGCCGCCGGGCGCCGGGGAGGCCGAGGTCGTCGACGTCAGCGGCCATGTCGTCGGACCCGGCTTCGTCGACGTGCACAGCCACGTCCACTCGATCGCGGGCCAGCGCCTCCAGGCGCTCGACGGGGTGACGACGACGCTCGACCTCGAGGCCGGGCTGATGCCGATCGACAGGGCCTACTCGCGCGCGGCGGCCGACGGTCGGCCCCTGCACTACGGCTTCTCCGCCTCGTGGGGGGACGCCCGCGCGCAGGCCCACCTCGGCACCACACCCGACGCCGACCTCAACGCCTCGCTCGCGATGCTGGGCGACCCCGCGTGGCAGCGGACGTCCTCGGCGTCCGAGCGGGCAACCTGGCTCCGCCTCCTCGAGTCCGAGCTGGAGGCGGGCGCCCTCGGCATCGGCGTCCTGATGGGCTACGCGCCACGGTCCGACCCTGCCGAGTTCCTCGAGGTCGCCCGGCTCGCAGCCGCCACCGGCACCGGCACCTTCACGCACGTGCGCGAGATCGTCGAGGCCGATGCGACGACGCCGATCGACGGGTCGCTCGAGATCACCCGCGCCGCCGCGGAGACGGGTGCGCCGATGCACCACTGCCACGTCAACAGCACCTCCCGCCGGCACGTCGACCGGGTGCTCGGCCTGCTCGACGACGCGCGTGCGCACGGCTCGCGCGTCACGGTCGAGACCTATCCGTACGGCGCCGGCAGCACCGCGATCGGCGCCTTCTTCCTCGCCCCCGAGCGGCTGCCCGCGTGGGGGCTGCGCCCGACCGACATCTCGCTGGTGACGACCGGCGAGCGGGTCGCCGACCTCCGGCGGCTCGAGGAGCTGCGCGCCACCGACCCCGGGGCAGTGTGCGTGGTGAGGTTCCTCGACGAGGACGACCCCTCCGACGCCGCGATGCTGACGCGTGCGCTCGCCTTCCCGGACGCGATCGTCGCCAGCGACGCGATGCACGTGGTGTGGCCGGACGGTTCGACCGACTCGCGCGAGTGGCCCCTGCCACCCGGCGGCCAGACCCACCCGCGCACGGCAGGGACCTACGCACGCTCCCTGCGCCGGATGGTCCGCGAGACGGGCCTGTGGACCTGGGCCGAGGCGTTCCGCCGCTGCTCCTACCTCCCCGCGCAGCTCGTCGCCGGGTTCGCACCCGCCGCGCGCGGGAAGGGGTGGCTCGACGTCGGCGCGGACGCCGACCTCGTCGTCATCGACCCGGCGCGGCTCACCGACCAGGCGACGTACGTCGAGCCGACCCGTCCCTCCCGCGGTGTCACGCACCTCCTCGTCGACGGCCAGTTCGTGGTCCGCGACGAGGTCCTCCAGACGGACGCGTTCCCCGGGCGACCCGTGCGGGGAATGCTGCCCTGA
- a CDS encoding ABC transporter substrate-binding protein translates to MRPVRSSALLGLSLALTLTACGGEGAEGSPTSGSSYADGKTFTLAIGTDPGALDPQASPVSAALQLGRFAYDSLVTVNGEGEIEPNLATSWKVDGTKVTFEIGDGITCSDGSDFTAQTVVDNLDYVGNPKNQSPFLGVFVPAGAKASASGSTVTLKLAGPSPFVLNGLASLLLVCDAGLEDRDGLASASAGTGPYTLEEAASGDHYSYKVREDYAWGPDGAKTSETGTPAAIEVKVVTNETTAANQLTSGEINAAGIIGPDAVRLTAADIDAEKTALITGEQWYNHAESRPASDAAVRTALTQVVDLAELQKVITSGAGEPATGLAILEPRACQGDSVEGNLPETDPAAAAAALEGAGWAKGSDGTYAKDGKKLAVTFVHDTALGSGGAAAAELAVKAWQDFGIDVSAKAATTAELEPILFGSGDWDIAWEPINVGTPDQLVPFLSGPAVADGGMNFSGIENDDYTAAVETATAKTGTEGCDDWSAAEAALFEAADIVPFANNVSQTFHKGADLVVTDIIVPTSIRMLG, encoded by the coding sequence ATGAGGCCTGTCCGCTCGAGTGCCCTCCTGGGGCTCTCCCTCGCCCTCACCCTGACCGCCTGTGGCGGTGAAGGGGCGGAGGGGTCGCCGACGTCCGGCAGCAGCTACGCCGACGGCAAGACGTTCACCCTCGCCATCGGCACCGACCCCGGCGCGCTCGACCCCCAGGCCTCCCCGGTCAGCGCGGCCCTCCAGCTCGGCCGGTTCGCGTACGACTCGCTGGTGACCGTCAACGGCGAGGGGGAGATCGAGCCGAACCTCGCGACGTCATGGAAGGTCGATGGCACCAAGGTCACCTTCGAGATCGGTGACGGCATCACCTGCTCCGACGGCTCGGACTTCACGGCCCAGACCGTGGTCGACAACCTGGACTACGTCGGCAATCCCAAGAACCAGAGCCCCTTCCTCGGCGTCTTCGTCCCCGCAGGCGCCAAGGCGTCGGCCTCCGGATCGACCGTCACGCTCAAGCTGGCAGGACCCTCGCCGTTCGTGCTCAATGGCCTCGCCAGCCTGCTCCTCGTCTGCGACGCCGGCCTCGAGGACCGCGACGGCCTCGCGTCCGCCTCCGCCGGCACGGGCCCGTACACGCTCGAGGAGGCGGCGTCGGGAGACCACTACAGCTACAAGGTCCGCGAGGACTACGCCTGGGGTCCCGACGGGGCGAAGACCTCCGAGACCGGCACGCCCGCTGCGATCGAGGTCAAGGTCGTCACCAACGAGACGACCGCCGCCAACCAGCTGACCAGCGGGGAGATCAACGCCGCCGGCATCATCGGGCCCGACGCCGTGCGACTGACCGCCGCCGACATCGACGCGGAGAAGACGGCACTGATCACCGGCGAGCAGTGGTACAACCACGCCGAGTCTCGCCCCGCCTCGGATGCGGCCGTCCGCACCGCCCTCACGCAGGTCGTCGACCTGGCCGAGCTGCAGAAGGTCATCACGTCCGGCGCCGGGGAGCCGGCGACCGGACTGGCGATCCTCGAGCCTCGGGCGTGCCAGGGCGACTCGGTCGAGGGCAACCTCCCCGAGACCGACCCCGCAGCCGCGGCCGCGGCGCTGGAGGGTGCCGGCTGGGCGAAGGGATCGGACGGCACCTACGCCAAGGACGGCAAGAAGCTCGCCGTCACCTTCGTCCACGACACCGCTCTGGGCAGCGGTGGTGCCGCCGCCGCGGAGCTGGCGGTCAAGGCGTGGCAGGACTTCGGCATCGACGTGAGTGCCAAGGCGGCGACCACCGCCGAGCTCGAGCCGATCCTCTTCGGCAGCGGCGACTGGGACATCGCGTGGGAGCCGATCAACGTCGGCACGCCGGACCAGCTGGTGCCGTTCCTGTCGGGCCCGGCCGTCGCCGACGGCGGGATGAACTTCTCCGGCATCGAGAACGACGACTACACCGCCGCAGTCGAGACCGCCACGGCCAAGACCGGCACCGAGGGCTGCGACGACTGGTCGGCCGCCGAGGCCGCGCTCTTCGAGGCGGCAGACATCGTGCCGTTCGCCAACAACGTCTCGCAGACCTTCCACAAGGGCGCCGACCTCGTCGTCACCGACATCATCGTGCCCACCAGCATCCGGATGCTCGGCTGA
- a CDS encoding amino acid permease: MPEAHEPIPAHHDAELSADEKHLAKLGYSQELNRSWSGFSNFAISFSIISILAGCFTNFGAGFNNGGPISISWSWPILGIFILIIGFTMSELVSAYPTSGGIYWWASKLGGPMSGFFTGWLNLIGLVAVTAGVSYGCATFIDLTISTWSESFAEDYSLTRVFVIFVIVLALVSVLNIFSSHLMAVMNNVSVWWHVVGAAAIVVILLLVPDQHQSFSYVFTERFNNSGYFGGETGTLGFWFAIVPFGFLLTQYTITGFDACAHLSEETASASTAAAKGIWQSILYSVIGGYILLLTVVFAIPDDASGNPDNAGVGAGGVAYIFVQSMGANWAGLVLFISASAQFFCATSCMTSASRMTFAFSRDGAIPGSNTLKKLTSTRVPANAVVFVAICAAVVTLPALVEVNIGTPEAPLIVPVAFYAVTSIAVMGLYLAFAIPIWLRWKHGDQFEVGTWNNGSKYKWMNLVAVAEIVIVIFYLSMPFVPAGNPFSETDFAWKFVNYAPLVTLASLLLLAIWWNASAKNWFTGPKTTIDEAVVKAFDD, translated from the coding sequence ATGCCCGAAGCACACGAGCCGATCCCGGCTCACCACGACGCAGAGCTCAGCGCTGACGAGAAGCACCTCGCCAAGCTGGGGTACAGCCAGGAGCTCAACCGCTCCTGGTCGGGGTTCTCCAACTTCGCGATCTCGTTCTCGATCATCTCGATCCTGGCCGGGTGCTTCACCAACTTCGGTGCCGGGTTCAACAACGGTGGTCCGATCTCGATCTCCTGGTCCTGGCCGATCCTCGGCATCTTCATCCTCATCATCGGCTTCACGATGTCCGAGCTCGTGTCGGCCTACCCGACCTCCGGGGGCATCTACTGGTGGGCGTCGAAGCTCGGCGGTCCGATGTCGGGCTTCTTCACCGGCTGGCTCAACCTGATCGGGCTCGTCGCCGTCACCGCCGGTGTCTCCTACGGGTGCGCCACCTTCATCGACCTCACGATCAGCACGTGGTCCGAGAGCTTCGCCGAGGACTACTCGCTGACCCGCGTCTTCGTCATCTTCGTGATCGTCCTGGCGCTCGTGTCCGTGCTGAACATCTTCAGCAGCCACCTGATGGCGGTCATGAACAACGTGTCGGTGTGGTGGCACGTCGTCGGCGCGGCGGCGATCGTGGTGATCCTGCTGCTCGTCCCCGACCAGCACCAGTCCTTCAGCTACGTCTTCACCGAGCGCTTCAACAACTCGGGCTACTTCGGTGGCGAGACCGGCACCCTCGGCTTCTGGTTCGCCATCGTCCCCTTCGGGTTCCTGCTGACGCAGTACACGATCACCGGCTTCGACGCCTGCGCACACCTGTCCGAGGAGACCGCCTCGGCGTCGACCGCGGCCGCGAAGGGGATCTGGCAGTCGATCCTCTACTCGGTGATCGGCGGCTACATCCTGCTGCTGACGGTCGTCTTCGCGATCCCCGACGACGCCAGTGGCAACCCGGACAACGCCGGTGTCGGCGCCGGCGGCGTGGCGTACATCTTCGTGCAGTCGATGGGCGCCAACTGGGCGGGCCTGGTGCTCTTCATCTCGGCGTCGGCCCAGTTCTTCTGCGCGACGTCCTGCATGACGTCGGCATCGCGGATGACCTTCGCCTTCAGCCGCGACGGGGCCATCCCCGGCTCGAACACGCTGAAGAAGCTCACCTCCACACGCGTCCCCGCCAACGCCGTCGTCTTCGTGGCGATCTGCGCCGCCGTGGTCACGCTGCCGGCACTGGTCGAGGTCAACATCGGCACGCCGGAGGCACCGCTCATCGTCCCGGTCGCGTTCTACGCCGTGACGTCGATCGCGGTGATGGGGCTCTACCTCGCCTTCGCCATCCCGATCTGGCTGCGGTGGAAGCACGGCGACCAGTTCGAGGTGGGCACCTGGAACAACGGGTCCAAGTACAAGTGGATGAACCTCGTCGCCGTCGCCGAGATCGTCATCGTGATCTTCTACCTCTCGATGCCGTTCGTCCCGGCCGGCAACCCCTTCAGCGAGACCGACTTCGCCTGGAAGTTCGTCAACTACGCGCCCCTGGTCACGCTCGCGTCCCTCCTGCTGCTGGCGATCTGGTGGAACGCCTCGGCGAAGAACTGGTTCACTGGGCCCAAGACCACCATCGACGAGGCCGTGGTCAAGGCCTTCGACGACTGA
- a CDS encoding serine hydrolase domain-containing protein — MLEKTGLPAATRWLDDNFARLVTEHDVPGATVAVLAAGEVVAAASGVTSRRTNVEVDTDTVFQIGSITKIWTTTLVMQLVDDGILDLDQPLLDHLPELVIADVEAAKALTTRHLLTHTAGFEGDIFTDTGRGDDAIEKYVATLAELPQLFAPGTIFSYNNTAFVLLGRLVEVLRGKPFDEVLVERIAQPLDLTSVSPSPYDAILHRAATGHVADEHGATTAAPTWALARSNAPAGSMLAMTATDLLGFVRMHLEGGTGADGAPVLSAASVEAMRARQIDLPVLSGMGDAWGLGWELFDTDQGVVVAHDGGTIGQAAFLRVVPEQGVAIALLTNGGDVFGLFNDVLAQLLRELTGVVLPERPTPPAEPAEVDPTPYLGHYADTIYDIHVSRDADGRLWLDREPKDIIAAIGEKPMRFELVHLAGDSFITLEAHHGIHVVFAFIGRDAAGRAQHVHYGRVVSRAD, encoded by the coding sequence ATGTTGGAGAAGACGGGGCTGCCCGCCGCCACCCGCTGGCTGGACGACAACTTCGCTCGCCTCGTCACCGAGCACGACGTGCCCGGAGCGACGGTGGCCGTGCTCGCCGCGGGGGAGGTGGTCGCCGCGGCCAGTGGCGTGACGAGTCGTCGTACGAACGTCGAGGTCGACACCGACACCGTCTTCCAGATCGGTTCGATCACCAAGATCTGGACCACGACGCTGGTGATGCAGCTCGTCGACGACGGCATCCTCGACCTCGACCAGCCGCTGCTCGACCACCTGCCCGAGCTCGTGATCGCGGACGTGGAGGCCGCGAAGGCTCTCACGACCCGGCACCTGCTCACGCACACCGCTGGGTTCGAGGGCGACATCTTCACCGACACGGGTCGGGGCGACGACGCCATCGAGAAGTACGTCGCCACGCTGGCGGAGCTCCCTCAGCTCTTCGCTCCCGGCACCATCTTCTCCTACAACAACACCGCGTTCGTGCTCCTCGGCCGCCTCGTCGAGGTCCTCCGGGGGAAGCCCTTCGACGAGGTCCTGGTCGAGCGGATCGCGCAGCCGCTCGACCTGACCAGCGTGAGCCCGAGCCCGTACGACGCGATCCTGCACCGTGCCGCCACCGGCCACGTGGCCGACGAGCACGGCGCGACGACCGCGGCGCCGACGTGGGCGCTGGCTCGGTCCAACGCCCCGGCCGGTTCGATGCTCGCGATGACGGCGACCGACCTCCTCGGCTTCGTCCGGATGCACCTCGAGGGCGGGACCGGGGCCGACGGTGCCCCGGTGCTCAGCGCCGCGTCGGTGGAGGCCATGCGGGCCCGGCAGATCGACCTTCCCGTCCTCTCCGGGATGGGGGACGCGTGGGGCCTCGGGTGGGAGCTCTTCGACACCGACCAGGGCGTCGTCGTCGCCCACGACGGCGGCACCATCGGCCAGGCCGCGTTCCTGCGGGTGGTGCCCGAGCAGGGCGTGGCCATCGCGCTGCTGACCAACGGCGGCGACGTCTTCGGCCTCTTCAACGACGTGCTCGCGCAACTGCTCCGCGAGCTCACCGGTGTGGTGCTCCCCGAGCGGCCCACCCCGCCGGCCGAGCCCGCGGAGGTCGACCCCACCCCCTACCTCGGTCACTACGCGGACACCATCTACGACATCCACGTCAGCCGGGACGCCGACGGCCGGCTCTGGCTCGACCGGGAGCCGAAGGACATCATCGCCGCGATCGGCGAGAAGCCGATGCGCTTCGAGCTCGTGCACCTCGCCGGAGACTCCTTCATCACGCTCGAGGCCCACCACGGCATCCACGTCGTCTTCGCGTTCATCGGCCGCGACGCGGCCGGACGCGCCCAGCACGTCCACTACGGCCGCGTCGTCTCGCGCGCCGACTGA
- a CDS encoding FadR/GntR family transcriptional regulator, with translation MTASPAPHLPGAVLRPVRGHHAFEACVEQLATAIRLGVYPLGSTLPPERELAAMLHVSRATLREAMAALREAGLVQTTRGRGGGTVVTLKPRTPPARAAARISVARRSEWLDALEFRRIVESGAAYLAASATLDQEQRSQLERAHAEVAAASKAAQHRQADSRFHLTIASLSGSPRTVEAVTSVQATLHEMLLAIPVLGTNIAHSDRQHAALVRAIESGNAERARKTMEQHCDDTAALLRGLLV, from the coding sequence GTGACCGCCTCCCCCGCACCGCACCTGCCTGGAGCGGTGCTGCGGCCGGTGCGTGGCCACCACGCGTTCGAGGCGTGCGTGGAGCAGCTCGCCACCGCGATCCGTCTGGGGGTCTACCCGCTCGGGTCCACGCTGCCTCCCGAGCGCGAGCTCGCCGCCATGCTCCACGTCTCCCGGGCGACGCTCCGCGAGGCGATGGCCGCCTTGCGCGAGGCCGGGCTGGTCCAGACCACGCGCGGCCGCGGCGGCGGCACCGTCGTCACGCTGAAGCCCCGGACGCCGCCTGCCCGGGCGGCCGCCCGGATCTCCGTGGCCCGGCGCAGCGAGTGGCTGGACGCGCTGGAGTTCCGCCGGATCGTCGAGTCCGGCGCCGCGTACCTCGCGGCGAGCGCGACGCTCGACCAGGAGCAGCGGAGCCAGCTCGAGCGGGCGCACGCCGAGGTCGCTGCGGCCAGCAAGGCGGCGCAGCACCGGCAGGCGGACTCGCGGTTCCACCTGACGATCGCCTCGCTGTCCGGTTCGCCGCGGACCGTCGAGGCGGTGACGTCGGTGCAGGCGACGCTGCACGAGATGCTGCTTGCCATCCCGGTTCTCGGCACCAACATCGCCCACTCGGACCGCCAGCACGCCGCGCTCGTGCGTGCCATCGAGTCCGGCAACGCCGAACGGGCGCGCAAGACCATGGAGCAACACTGCGACGACACGGCGGCGCTCCTGCGCGGCTTGCTCGTCTGA
- a CDS encoding glutamine synthetase family protein — protein MSTRNDRHLTMEGLRQRIDAGDVDTVVLAFTDMQGRLQGKRLHGRYFVDHVIGHGTEGCNYLLAVDVDMNTVDGYAMTSWEQGYGDMEFVMDEQTIRLLPWLPATAMVQCDLEWTDHRPVVASPRAILKSQLARLAERGLVALAGTELELVIYDDTYEEAHRKRYRDLTPANQYNVDYSILGTTRVEPLLRDIRNHMYAAGLDVEGAKGECNFGQHEVGFLYADALTTADNHAVYKNAAKEIAAQHGRSLTFMAKPNDREGSSCHIHLSLRGADGDLVFWDDASGGRTPLYDSFIAGVLATVADFTLMFAPNINSYKRFADGSFAPTTIGWGLDNRTCAVRLVGSGPAARMENRVPGADANPYLALAAMIAGGLHGIERELELEPELTGNAYASDKPRVPGTLAAAREAFHTSAVARTALGDEVVDHYANMADVELAAYNAAVTDWELLRGFERL, from the coding sequence GTGAGCACACGCAACGACCGCCACCTCACCATGGAGGGGCTCCGCCAGCGCATCGACGCCGGCGACGTCGACACGGTGGTCCTCGCCTTCACCGACATGCAGGGCCGCCTGCAGGGCAAGCGCCTGCACGGACGCTACTTCGTCGACCACGTGATCGGGCACGGCACCGAGGGCTGCAACTACCTCCTCGCCGTCGACGTCGACATGAACACCGTCGACGGCTACGCGATGACGTCGTGGGAGCAGGGCTACGGCGACATGGAGTTCGTCATGGACGAGCAGACCATCCGGCTGCTGCCGTGGCTACCCGCCACCGCCATGGTCCAGTGCGACCTCGAGTGGACCGACCACCGCCCGGTCGTCGCGAGCCCCCGCGCGATCCTCAAGTCGCAGCTTGCGCGCCTCGCCGAGCGCGGGCTGGTGGCACTCGCCGGCACCGAGCTCGAGCTGGTCATCTACGACGACACCTACGAGGAGGCGCACCGCAAGCGCTACCGCGACCTGACGCCCGCCAACCAGTACAACGTCGACTACTCGATCCTCGGCACCACCCGCGTCGAGCCGCTGCTGCGCGACATCCGCAACCACATGTACGCCGCGGGGCTCGACGTCGAGGGCGCGAAGGGCGAGTGCAACTTCGGCCAGCACGAGGTCGGGTTCCTGTACGCCGACGCGCTCACCACGGCCGACAACCACGCCGTCTACAAGAACGCCGCCAAGGAGATCGCCGCCCAGCACGGCAGGTCCCTGACGTTCATGGCCAAGCCCAACGACCGCGAGGGCAGCTCCTGCCACATCCACCTGTCGCTGCGCGGCGCGGACGGCGACCTGGTGTTCTGGGACGACGCGAGCGGAGGACGTACGCCGCTCTACGACAGCTTCATCGCCGGCGTGCTGGCGACGGTCGCCGACTTCACGCTGATGTTCGCGCCCAACATCAACTCCTACAAGCGGTTCGCTGACGGCTCGTTCGCGCCGACCACGATCGGCTGGGGCCTGGACAACCGCACGTGCGCCGTCCGCCTGGTCGGGTCGGGACCCGCCGCGCGCATGGAGAACCGCGTCCCCGGCGCCGACGCCAACCCCTACCTCGCCCTGGCCGCGATGATCGCCGGCGGGCTGCACGGCATCGAGCGGGAGCTCGAGCTCGAGCCGGAGCTGACGGGCAACGCGTACGCCTCGGACAAGCCCCGCGTGCCCGGCACGCTGGCGGCGGCCCGTGAGGCGTTCCACACCTCCGCCGTCGCCCGGACCGCCCTGGGCGACGAGGTCGTCGACCACTACGCCAACATGGCCGACGTCGAGCTGGCCGCCTACAACGCCGCCGTCACCGACTGGGAGCTGCTCCGCGGCTTCGAGCGGTTGTGA